One stretch of Clupea harengus chromosome 2, Ch_v2.0.2, whole genome shotgun sequence DNA includes these proteins:
- the myo10l3 gene encoding unconventional myosin-X, translating to MEAVSDPTPIIQGILQTCHDLRPLRDEVYCQLIKQTNHVPHPNTPANRSHWHLLTGMCCTFLPSRGILRYLKFHLKRIRELFPGSEIEQFAVFIGDSLKKTKTREYVPSQEEIAALLVRQEMTTTVYCHGGGSCKISINSHTTAGEVVEKLIRGLAMEDSRNMFALFEHSNTMDRAVESRVIVADVLAKFERLAGGEEGEEDSQWRLYFKLYCFLDVESMPKEGVEFVFMFEQAHESVISGHFPAPEDTLQQLAAMRLQYLHGDLCRATWSLENVYPVGRLRTRILQFTKVGTSTTTSSSSSSSSSAGGTGSPGGQTLERRRTSFLDGTLRRSLKTGSLRKQRVEEEQMMEMWLREETSSTRASVLEKWGRLQGQQQHQAMVNYMTVIKEWPGYGSTLFDVECKEGGFPHDLWLGVSAENVSVYKRGEPKPLETFPYEHIIFFGAPQSCSYKITVDGREMFFDTPQAGEITKIIKAYINMIVKKRCSVRSVSSYGSNWIR from the exons ATGGAGGCTGTGTCCGACCCCACTCCCATCATCCAGGGCATCCTGCAGACCTGCCACGACCTTCGACCCCTGCGCGACGAGGTCTACTGCCAGCTCATCAAGCAGACCAATCACGTGCCACACCCAAACACTCCGGCCAATCGCTCCCACTGGCACCTGCTCACCGGCATGTGCTGCACCTTCCTGCCCAGCCGCGGAATCCTGCGCTACCTTAAGTTCCACCtcaagag gATAAGGGAGCTGTTCCCGGGCTCTGAGATTGAGCAGTTTGCTGTGTTCATTGGGGATTCCCTGAAGAAGACAAAAACGCGCGAATACGTCCCATCTCAGGAGGAGATCGCCGCCCTGTTGGTCAGGCAGGAGATGACCACCACAGTCTACTGCCATGGAGGAGGCTCCTGCAAGATCTCCATCAACTCACACACTACTGCTGGAGAG gtggtggaGAAGCTGATAAGAGGGCTGGCTATGGAGGACAGCAGGAACATGTTTGCCCTGTTTGAGCACAGTAACACCATGGACCGGGCCGTGGAGAGCAGAGTCATCGTGGCTGACGTGCTGGCCAAATTTGAGAG GCTTGCGGGCggggaggagggtgaggaggacaGCCAATGGCGTCTCTACTTCAAGCTCTACTGCTTCCTGGATGTGGAGAGCATGCCCAAGGAGGGGGTGGAGTTTGTGTTCATGTTCGAGCAG GCCCATGAGAGTGTGATCAGCGGTCACTTCCCCGCCCCCGAGGACACGCTGCAGCAGCTGGCCGCCATGCGGCTGCAGTACCTGCACGGGGACCTCTGCCGCGCGACATGGAGTCTGGAGAACGTCTACCCAGTGGGGCGCCTGCGCACGCGCATACTGCAATTCACAAAG GTGggcacctccaccaccacctcctcctcctcatcctcctcttcctcggcgGGAGGCACGGGCTCCCCGGGGGGGCAGACTCTGGAGCGCCGGCGCACCAGCTTCCTGGACGGGACGCTGCGGCGCTCCCTGAAGACGGGCTCCCTGCGGAAGCagcgggtggaggaggagcagatgATGGAGATGTGGCTGCGGGAGGAGACGTCGTCCACGCGCGCCTCCGTCCTGGAGAAGTGGGGCCGCCTGCagggccagcagcagcaccaggccATGGTCAACTACATGACCGTCATCAAGGAGTGGCCCGGGTACGGCTCGACGCTCTTCGACGTGGAG tgtAAGGAGGGTGGCTTCCCCCATGACCTGTGGTTGGGCGTGAGCGCTGAGAACGTGTCTGTGTATAAGCGCGGCGAGCCCAAGCCTCTGGAGACCTTCCCCTACGAGCACATCATCTTCTTCGGGGCGCCGCAGTCCTGCAGCTACAAGATCACCGTCGACGGGCGCGAGATGTTCTTCGACACGCCTCAG GCCGGCGAGATCACCAAGATCATAAAGGCCTACATCAACATGATCGTCAAGAAGCGCTGCAGCGTGCGCTCCGTCTCCAGCTACGGCAGCAACTGGATCAGGTGA
- the pttg1ipb gene encoding PTTG1 interacting protein b, whose product MVDYRRYVVFIFLFVVNVTVMFAQSTDSVATCASKTNTSCEECLKNVTCLWCESSGGCVEYPVRKILPPHSLCPLPQARWGVCWVNFQALIITMSVVGGVILISLCVCFYRCCCSCGNSKRDGRLEERMDHQADMRKMKHEERKAEMRNRHDDIRKKYGLMKDDAYTKFENN is encoded by the exons ATGGTGGACTACCGGCgttatgttgttttcattttcctttttgttgttAACGTAACCGTGATGTTCGCCCAGAGCACTGACTCCGTAGCAA CTTGTGCCTCCAAAACCAACACGAGTTGCGAAGAGTGCCTGAAGAATGTGACG tgtttgTGGTGTGAGAGCAGCGGAGGCTGTGTAGAGTACCCCGTGAGGAAGATCCTGCCTCCCCACAGCCTGTGCCCCCTTCCTCAGGCCAGGTGGGGAGTCTGCTGGG TGAACTTCCAGGCCCTGATCATCACCATGTCTGTGGTGGGAGGGGTCATcctcatcagtctgtgtgtctgtttctatcgctgctgctgctcatgTGGGAACTCCAA gaGAGACGGTAGGCTGGAAGAGAGGATGGACCACCAGGCGGACATGAGGAAGATGAAACACGAGGAGAG GAAAGCAGAGATGCGGAACAGACACGATGACATCAGGAAGAAGTACG GTCTGATGAAGGACGATGCTTACACCAAATTtgaaaacaactga
- the sumo3b gene encoding small ubiquitin-related modifier 3, with translation MSDDKGKEGVKTENEHINLKVAGQDGSVVQFKIKRHTPLSKLMKAYCERQGLSLRQIRFRFDGQPINETDTPAQLDMEDEDTIDVFQQQTGGSC, from the exons ATGTCAGACGATAAAGGAAAG gagGGGGTCAAGACGGAAAATGAGCATATCAATCTTAAAGTTGCCGGCCAGGATGGATCCGTCGTACAGTTTAAGATCAAGAGACATACGCCTCTGAGCAAGCTGATGAAGGCCTACtgtgagagacag GGCCTCTCCCTTCGACAGATCCGATTCAGGTTTGACGGACAGCCCATCAATGAAACggacacacctgcacag ctGGACATGGAGGATGAGGACACAATCGACGTCTTTCAGCAGCAGACAGGAGGAAGCTGTTAA
- the LOC105891138 gene encoding zinc finger protein 679-like produces MPIVIVKVEVKLSPVATVTTIKEEAEDIADRAGTGCVQLKKEEAEVTDLSFGDGVWFNTGGDGTQAQHHELTTDHGERSHVCTLCGKTFTTATYLSMHRRIHTGEKPNRCDLCGKRFTASQDLLKHRRTHTLERSPTGARSAPGGSRSSASSRGTAPHTPERGRTSALTVGRASPGQTAWRGTGGCTRG; encoded by the exons ATGCCGATAGTCATCGTAAAGGTTGAGGTCAAACTTTCACCAGTTGCAACTGTTACTACGATCAAGGAGGAGGCTGAAGACATAGCAGATAGGGCTGGAACTGGATGTGTTCAACTCAagaaggaagaggcagaggtcACTGACCTTTCTTTTG GAGACGGGGTCTGGTTCAACACGGGTGGAGATGGGACTCAGGCCCAGCATCACGAGCTGACCACGGACCACGGCGAGCGTTCTCATGTCTGCACTCTGTGTGGAAAGACCTTCACCACAGCCACGTACCTGTCCATGCACAGGAGAATCCACACCGGAGAGAAGCCCAACCGGTGCGACCTGTGTGGGAAGAGGTTCACGGCGTCTCAGGACCTTCTCAaacacaggaggacacacacactggagagaagccctACCGGTGCCCGCTCTGCGCCAGGAGGTTCTCGCAGTTCGGCCAGCTCCAGAGGCACCGCGCCACACACACCGGAGCGCGGCCGCACCAGTGCGCTGACTGTGGGAAGAGCTTCTCCAGGCCAGACAGCCTGGAGAGGCACAGGGGGGTGCACACGGGGGTGA